CTTGGCCTGCACCGCGTTCATCGTCGCCATGTCGAACAGGCCACGGCCCAGGCCCGACTGGTTGGTCGCCAGCACCACGTGCCAGCCGGCGTGGTTCAGCTGGGCCACCGCCTGCAGCGCGCCGGGCAGCGGCACCCATTCGTCGGCCGACTTGATGAAGTCGTCGCGGTCCTCGTTGAGCGTGCCGTCGCGGTCGAGCACGACCAGCTTCATCGCCTGTTCGGAGTGGCGGGCCATGGGCGGCGCTCTTTCAGGCGGCGAGCCGCGACAGGTCGGCCACGCGGTTCATCGCCGCATGCAACTGCGCGAGCAGTGCCAGCCGGTTGGCGCGCAGGTCCACGTCCTCGGCGTTGACCATCACGCCGTCGAAGAAGGCGTCGACCGGGCCCTTCAACGCCGCCAGCGCCTGCAGCGAGCCGGCGTAGTCGCCGCCCTCGATGGCACGGTCGGCCCGCGGGCGCACCTCGGCCAGCGCGGCGGCCAGCGCCTGCTCGGCGGGTTCGACCAGGCGCTGGGGTTCCACGGTGGGCGGCACGTCCGCCGTGTCCGACTTGCGCAGGATGTTGCCCACCCGCTTGTTGGCCGCGGCCAGCGCGGCGGCCTCGGGCAGCGCGGCGAAGGCGCGCACGGCGGCCAGGCGCTTCGGCACCTCGCCGAGACGCCGGCCCTTCAGCGCCAGCACCGCGTCCACCTCCTGCGCGGAGTAACCCTGCTCGCGCAGCAGGTTGGCCAGGCGGTCGTCGAAGAAGGCCAGCAGCGGCCCGCTCACCGACGCCTCGGCCAGCGTGTCGCCGAAGGCGGCCTGCGCGCCGGTGATCAGTTCGTCCAGCGCCAGCGGCAGGTTCTTCTCGACCAGGATGCGGATGACGCCCAGCGCATGGCGGCGCAGCGCGTACGGGTCCTTGTCGCCGCTGGGCAGCTGGCCGATGCCGAACAGGCCGACCAGCGTCTCCAGCTTGTCGGCCAGCGCCAGCACGGTGCCGGTGTGGTTGCGCGGCAGCGCGTCGCCGGCGAAGCGCGGCTTGTAGTGGTCCTCGATGGCGATGGCGACGCCGTCGCGCAGGCCCTCGTGGCGGGCGTAGTAGCCGCCCATCACGCCCTGCAGCTCAGGGAACTCGCCCACCATGTCGGTCAGCAGGTCCGCCTTGGCCAGCAGCGCCGCCTCGCGCACCTTGCTGTCCAGCACCTCGAACTCGTCCTTGGCGTCCACCGTGTAGGGGACCGTGGCCAGCCGCAGCTGGTTGACGATGGCGTGGCCGATGGCCTGCACCCGCCGCGCCCGCTCGCCCTGGCTGCCCAGCTTGCCGTGGTAGACCACCCGGTCCAGGCCCGGCACCCGCGAGGCCAGTGTCTTCCTGCGGTCCTGGTCGAAGAAGAACTTGGCGTCGGCCAGGCGCGGGCGTACCACCCGTTCGTTGCCGCCGACGACCGCACTCGGGTCGTCGGGCCGGATGTTGCTGACGATGAGGAAGCGCTCGGTGAGCTTGCCCGCCGAATCCACCAGCGGGAAGTACTTCTGGTTGGCCTTCATCGTCAGGATGAGGCATTCCTGGGGCACCTCGAGGAAGGCCTTGTCGAAACGCGCCAGCAGCACGTTCGGCCGCTCGACCAGCGCGGTGACCTCGTCGAGCAGCGCGTCGTCGTCGATGGGCTTCAAGCCCTCCTTGGCCGCCGCGGCGTCGAGCTGGCGGCGGATCTCCGCCCGGCGTTTGTCGAAGCTGGCGATGACGGCGCCCTCTTCCCGCAGTTGCTCCGCATAGGTGTCGGCGTCGCGCAGCGGGATCGTCTCGGCCTTGGCCTCGAAGCGGTGGCCCTGGGTGACGCGGTCGGCCGTCAGCCCCAGCGCCTGCACCCGCACCACGTCGGCGCCGTGCAGCGCCACCAGCCGGTGCGCCGGCCGCACGAAGTGCACGCTGGTCCAGCCGTCGGCCAGCTGGTACTGCATGAGCTTGGGGATGGGCAGCCTGGCCAGCGCCTCGTCCAGCGCCGCCTGCAGGCCTTCGGCCAGGGTGGCACCGGGCACCGTGGTGTCGAGGAACAGCGCCTCGGCCTTGCCGTCCGGGCGGCGCTGCAGGTGCGGCACGGCCGACGCGTCGGCGCCGAGCGCGGCCAGCTTCTTCAGCAGCGCGGGCGTGGGCTGGCCCTGGGCGTCGAGCGCCACGGCCACCGGCATCAGCTTCTGCGACAGCGGCCGGTCGGCGGCGCGGGCCGCCACGTCGGTGACGTGCACCGCCAGCCGGCGCGGCGAGGCGTAGGCCGTCACCCGTGCGCCGTCGGCCGCCAATTGCTGCGCCTTCAGGGCGGCGAACAGGCCCTGGGCGAACGCCTCGCCCAGCTTCTTCAGCGCCTTCGGCGGCAGCTCCTCGACGAAGAGCTCGACGAGCAGGTTCTTCGGGTCCGTCATCTCGCTCACGCCGCCTTCTTCTGCTGTTCCAACTGGGCCAGCACTTCGGCGCTCCAGTCCTTCGGCGCCATCGGGAAGCCCAGCCGCGCCCGGCTGTCCAGGTAGCTCTGCGCCACCGCCCGCGCCAGGTTGCGGATGCGGCCGATGTAGGCCGCCCGCTCGGTGACGCTGATCGCGCCGCGGGCGTCGAGCAGGTTGAAGGTGTGCGCCGCCTTGAGCACCTGCTCGTAGGCCGGCAGCGCCAGCTGCTGCGCCATCAGGTGCTTGGCCTGCTTCTCGTGCGCGCCGAAGGCACCGAGCAGGAAGTCCACGTCGCTGTGCTCGAAGTTGTAGGCCGACTGCTCCTTCTCGTTCTGCAGGTAGACGTCGCCGTAGCTCAGCGAGTCGGTCCACTTCAGGTCGTAGACGTTGTCCACCCCTGCAGGTACATGGCCAGTCGCTCCAGGCCGTAGGTGATCTCGCCGGTGATGGGCTTGCAGTCGATGCCGCCCACCTGCTGGAAGTAGGTGAACTGCGTGACCTCCATGCCGTTGAGCCAGACCTCCCAGCCCAGGCCCCAGGCGCCAAGCGTCGGGTTCTCCCAATCGTCCTCGACGAAGCGGATGTCGTTCTTCTTCAGGTCGAAGCCCAGCGCCTGCAGCGAGCCGAGGTACAGCTCGAGGATGTTCGCCGGCGCGGGCTTGAGCACCACCTGGTACTGGTAGTAGTGCTGCAGGCGGTTCGGGTTCTCGCCGTAGCGGCCGTCCTTGGGGCGGCGGCTGGGCTGGACGTAGGCCGCCTTCCACGGCTCGGGGCCGAGGGCGCGCAGGAAGGTGGCGGTGTGGCTGGTGCCGGCGCCCACCTCCATGTCGTAGGGCTGCAGCAGCGCGCAGCCCTGCGCGTCCCAGTAGGACTGCAGGCGCAGGATGATTTGCTGGAAGGTCAGCATCGGAGCGAGGGAACGGTGCAGGACCGGCCCGGTGAGGTGCAGCCGGCGGGCGAAGCGCCGGATTCTAGGGTGGGGCCCCGGCCGCCACCCCGCCCGCACCCCGGCGCGATCCCGCCGCGCCGAGCCCCACCAGCGCCAGCGCCAGCGCGGCCAGCGGCCACAGGCCGAAGCGGCCGGCCCAGCGGGCGAAGGGCGTGAGGCCCTCCCGGCCCTCGACCTCGGCGCGCAGCGCGCCGCGGGCGGTGGTCGGCAGCAGCGCCTGCACCCGGCCCTGGTGGTCGATGACGGCGGTGGCGCCGGTGTTGGTCGCGCGCAGCATCGGCCGCTGCAGCTCCAGTGTGCGCAGCCGCGAGATCTGCAGGTGCTGGTCGATGGCCACCGTGTCGCCGAACCAGCCGATGTTGCTCAGGTTCACCAGCACCGTGGGCGCGCGCGCCGGGTCGGCGGCGAAGCCGGCGGCCAGCTCCTCGCCGAACAGGTCCTCGTAGCAGATGTTGGGCGCCAGCCGCTGGCCCAGCGCATCGAAGGTGGGCTGGGCCAGGCCACCGCGGTCGAAGTCGCCGAGCGGGATGTTCATCAGCTCGGTGAACCAGCGGAAGCCACGCGGGATGAACTCGCCGAAGGGCACCAGGTGGTGCTTGTCATAGCGGTACGGGGCCTGCCCGCCGACCAGCCCGGCCACCGAGTTGGTGTAGCCGCCGACCTCGTCGCCCAGCGGCAGGCCGACCAGGGCGGCCCGGCCGGGCGGCGTGAAGGCGGTGAGCACCGCCGCCCACCAGCCCGGCGGCACGTCCACCGGCAGCAACGGCACCGCGGTCTCCGGCGCCACCACCAGCCCGTCCGGCGCCGACTGCAGCGCCTCGGCCAGCCAGGCCAGCACGTCGGGCAGGCGGTCCGCGCGGAACTTCTCGTCCTGCGGCACCTGGGTCTGCAGCAGGGTGACCGGCAGCCGTCCGGCGGCGGTGGTGAAGTCCTGCCGCGCCAGCGGAGCGGCGGCCAGCAGCACGGCGGCGGCGAGCCCCCCGGCCAGCGCCGGCCGCCAGGCCCGTCGGCGCAGCGCGGCCACGGCCAGGCCGACCAGCGCCGCCGCCAGCGCCGCCACCAGCCCCATGCCGTAGACGCCCACCCACGGTGCCAGCGCCGACAGCGGGCCGTCGACGTGGGCGTACCCGGCCGCCCCCCAGGGGAAGCCGGTGAACAGGACGCCGCGGGCCAGCTCGGCCAGCGTCCACAGCCCGGCGGCGAGCAGCGCCGGCGCCAGCACGCCGCGGCCGTCGCCGCGCCAGCGCACGAAGGCCGCGGCGGCCAGCGCCAGGTACAGCGACAGCGCCATCGACAGCAGCGCCACCGCCAGCACCGCCAGCGGCGCCGGCAGCCCGCCGTAGACGTGCATGCTGATGAACAGCCACCAGACGCTGCCGGCCAGCCAGGCGGTGCCGAAGAGCAGGCCCAGCAGCGCCGCGGCCGGCGGCCGGCGGTCGGGCAGCAGCGCCCAGAACAGCGCCGCGCTGCCCACCTGCAGCGCCCAGTTCGGCTCGGGAGCGAGCGCCGCCGCCTGGCCGAGGCCGGCGAACAGCGCCAGCAGCCCGCGGACGGCGGCGGCGCGGATCACCGGACGACCCCGCGCCCGAAGCGCTCAGGGCCTCGCTCGTGGGAACGGCCCGGCGCGCTCAGGCGTCCGCCCCGGCGGGCAGCCGGGCGACCCGGAACCAGCGCACCGCGCCGCCGCGGGTCAGCATCACCGAAAAGCGCAGGCCGGCCAGTTCGGCGGTCTCGCCGCGGCGCGGCACGTGGCCCAGCTGGTGGGCGATGAAACCGCCGATGGTGTCGAACTCGTCCTCCGGCAGCTCGACGCCGAAGGCCTGGTTGACCGCCTCGATGCTGGCGTCGCCGGCCACCCGCAGGCTGCCGTCGGCCAGGCTGACGATGCCGGCCTCGTCGGGTTCGCGGTCGTCGAACTCGTCCTCGATCTCGCCGACGATCTCCTCCAGCACGTCCTCGATGGTGATGAGGCCGGCGGTGTTGCCGAACTCGTCGATGACGATGGCCAGGTGGTTGCGGTTGGAGCGGAAGTCGCGCAGCAGCTCGTTCAGGCCCTTGGACTCGGGCACGAACACCGCCGGGCGCAGCAGGGTGCGCAGGTTGAGCTCGGGCGCGCGCTGCAGCTTGAGCAGGTCCTTCGCCATCAGGATGCCGATGACGTTGTCGCGCCGGTCCTCGAACACCGGGAACCGCGAGTGGCCGGTGTCGATCACCGTGGCCAGCAGCTCGTCGTAGGGCGCGTCGATGTCCAGCAGGTCCATGCGCGGGGCGGCCACCATGGCGTCGCCGGCGGTCAGGTCCGCCATGCGCAGCACGCCTTCGAGCATCGCCCGCGACTCCGGCCCGATGAGCTCGCGGTGCTCGGCCTCCGCCAGCGACTCGATCAGCTCGTCCTTGGAGTCCGGCCCCGGGGAGATGAACTCCACCAGCCGGTCGAACAGGGAGCGCCGTTCGGCCGCCACCGGCAATCGGCCGGGGGGCCGCCGCGGCGCGGCGGAAGGTCGGGGTTCGGGCATCTGGCGATGCGGCAGCTGCGATGCCCGGGAGCTTAACGCAGCGGCGTGACGCCCCCGCCGGCGGTCGTCAACCCCTGCCGGCGACGGCGGAACCGCCGAAGGCCGACAATCGCCGGTTTCGTCGTCTTTCCAGGGCAGCAAGCACCATGGCCACAGGTCTGATTCCCGCCACCATCCTCACCGGCTTCCTCGGCAGCGGCAAGACGACGCTGCTCAAGCGCGTGCTGACCGAGCACCACGGCCACAAGATCGCCGTGGTGGAGAACGAGTTCGGCGAGGAGAACATCGACAACGACATCCTCGTCGCCGACACCGAGGAGCAGATCATCCAGCTGTCCAACGGCTGCGTCTGCTGCACCATCCGCGAGGACCTGCGCACCACCCTGTCCGACCTGGCGGCCAAGCGCCGCAAGGGCGAGCTGACGTTCGACCGGGTGGTCATCGAGACCACCGGCCTGGCCGACCCCGGCCCCGTCGCCCAGACCTTCTTCATGGACGACGAGATCGCCGAGAGCTACCAGCTCGACTCCATCCTGACGCTGGTCGACGCGGTGCACGCCAAGCAGCAGCTCGACACCCGGGAGGAGGCACAGCGCCAGGTGGGCTTTGCCGACCGGCTGTTCATCAGCAAGACCGACCTCGCCGACCCGGCGCAGGTCGACGCCCTGGTGCACCGGCTGAAGCACATGAACCCCCGGGCACCGCAGAAGCGGGTGCACTTCGGCGAGGTGCCGATCGCCGAGGTGTTCGACATCAAGGGCTTCAACCTCAACGCCAAGCTGGACATCGACCCCGATTTCCTGAAGGCGGACGACGGGCACGACCACCACCACCATGGTCACGACCACGACCACGACCATGAGCATGGCGAGCACTGCGACCACCCGCACCACCACCACCACGACGACGACGTCAAGAGCTTCGTCTTCCGGTCGGACAAGGCCTTCCACCCGGCCAAGCTGGAGGAATTCCTCGGCTCCATCGTGCAGGTCTACGGGCCGAAGATGCTGCGCTACAAGGGCGTGCTGTGGATGAAGGGCACCGACCGCAAGGTGGTGTTCCAGGGCGTGCACCAGCTGATGGGCAGCGACCTGGGGCCGAAATGGATGCCGGGCGAGAAGAAGCAGAGCAAGATGGTGTTCATCGGCCTGGACCTGCCGCGGGACGTCCTCGAACAGGGCCTGGCGCAGTGTCTGGTGTGACGCCCCGTGTGAAGGGTCACGCCGGCGTTCCGCCCTCGGCCAACGGCATGGCTATACTCCGCGCGCCTTAAAAAGCAGGGGGGCTGGCCGATGCCGGTCACCCTCACGCTGCTGCGAGGAGGAAACGCCTGTGAGCAAGACCCCGGTGAAGACCGCGGCGCCCGCCAAGAAGGCCGCCCCCGCGGCGCGCAAACCCACCGCAGCGCCGGTGGCCGAGGCCTCCGCGCCGGTCGCCGCCAAACCGAAGGCCCGCAGCGCGAAGGCCAGTTCGAAGGCGCCGCTGCCCGGATCGGGTTTTGACTCCATGGGCCCCGAGCCGAACAGCGCCGCCAGCCGTTTCGCGGACCGCTTTGCGCCGCCCAAACCCCCGTCCCGGATGTACGCCGACCAAGACACCGATTTCGAAAAGCCGGCCGTGAAGGCCGATCCCAAGCTCGCCAACGCCTGGAAGTCCAAGGCCGGGCGCGACCTCAGCGAGGCCGAACTGCTGGCCATGCCCGAGGACGAGTACATGAACGAGAAGCAGCTCGACTTCTTCCGCGCCCGGCTGCAGGCGCTGAAGGACGACCTGCTGTCCAACGCCGGCGAGACCACCGAGCACCTGCGCGAGGACACCACCATCGTCCCCGACCCGGCCGACCGCGCCACCATCGAGGAAGAGCACGCGCTGGAGCTGCGCACCCGCGACCGCGAGCGCAAGCTGCTGAAGAAGATCTCCCAGTCGCTGACGCGCATCGACTCCGGCGACTACGGCTACTGCGACGAGACCGGCGAGCCGATCGGCCTGCGCCGCCTCATCGCCCGGCCCACCGCCACGCTGTCGTTGGAAGCGCAGCAGCGTCGGGAGATGAAGCAGAAGATGTTCGGGGACTGAGCGGCGCGGCCTGGCGGCGCTTTCCCTGGCCGGCGGTCCGACCATGCCCGACCCCAAAGACAGCAGTTTCTTCCGCAAGGTGGTGCGCTTCGTCGCCAACCCGGCGACCGACTGGACCGACCTCAGCCGGCCGGACGGCCTGCGCGATGGCGAGCTCGAAAAGGGCGAGCTCAAGGCCATGATCGAGCGCAAGCGGCGCAACGACTTCGTGCGCAAGCGCGAGTTCGACATGCTGCGCCGGGTGCGCCGCGAGGGCCTGTCGGGCGAGCAGCTGGCCGCCCTCGGCCGCTCGTCTCGCATCGACGACTCGGAGGCGCGGCTGGACACCCAGGCGCGGCCCGACGGCGTCAAGGCGAAGATCGACGCCATCGAGCAGCAGATGGTCGGCGACGGCCTGCGCCGCCCGCCGGCGTTCTTCGCCGCCGACACCCAGCCGCCGGCCGTCAACCCGTTGGCGACCACCATGCCGGCGGCGCTGCACCGGCCGTCACCGCACCGCGCACCGCCGCCGCTGCTCGACGAGGAGGAGGAACTGCCGGCGCTGCCGCCGCTGCCGGACCCCGACGAGCCGGTGCCGGTGATCGTGCCGCCGATGGTGCGGCCGCTGTCCTCCGCCGCGGCCAGTGCCGGGCTGGCGCCGCCCGTCGGCGCTCCGGTGCCGGTGGCGCCGGCCGGGCAGCGCCCCCCGGGCGACGGCATCGAGGTCAGCGAGGTGGTGCACGACCCGGAGCTGGACGAGGCGGTGATCGCCTTCGCCAACGCCGACTTCGGCGCCTGCGAGCACGCCCTGCTGGGCCTGACGCAGGGCGACGGCCTGCGGCTGCAACACCCCGACACCTGGCTGGTGCTGTTCGACCTCTACCGCGCCACCGGCCAGCAGAACAAGTTCGAGGGGCTGGCGCTGGACTTCGCCCAGCGCTTCGGCCGTTCGTCGCCGCAGTGGTACTCGCTGCCGCGGCTCGTCGCCGAGGCCGCGGCCGCCGCCGCCGCACAGGAACGGCCCGGCCGCCTGCCGCGGGTGCCGGGCGAGATCGGCTGGGTCTGCCCGGACCTGCTCGACGTCGAGGCGGTGGCCCTGCTGCAGGCGCAGACGCTGCAGATGCCGCTGCCCTGGGTCTTCGACTGGGCGGGACTGCAGCGCATCGACGCCCAGGCCGCCAACGCGTTGGCCGGCCTGGTGCGCCAGTGGTCGCGCGAGCCGCTGGACATGCGCTGGCTGGCCGGCGACCGCCTGCAGGCGGTGCTGCAGGAGGCCGCCCCGAACGGGGTGAAGGACGCCGATCCCGCTTTCTGGATGCTGCGGCTCGAGGTGCTGCGCCTGGCCGACCGTGCCGACCAGTTCGACGAGGCGGCGATTGACTACTGCCTGACCTACGAGGTCTCGCCGCCGCAGTGGGACCGGCCGAAGGCGCGCATGCGCATCGCCAGCGGCGGCGATTCCACCCACGGACCGTCGGTGCTGAGCGAGGTGTCCACCGGCTTCCTCGAATCCTCGACGCTGGAGGACGGCCAGCCGGTGCCGACCGCGCAGGTGGAGCTGTCGGGCCAGCTGGTGGGCGACATCGCCGGCGTGCTCGGCGAGCTGGACGGCCAGCTCGGCGCGGCCGGCATCGTCAACGTGTCCTGCACCCGCCTGATTCGGGTCGACTTCATCGCCGCCGGCGACCTGCTGAACTGGGTGCTGACCAAGCGCAGCGAGAACCGGCAGCTGAATTTCGTCGACGCCCACCGGCTGGTGGCGCTGTTCTTCGGCGCGATGGGCATCAACGAGCACGCCAAGGTGCGCGTCAGGACCGTCTGACCGCCGGGCGCGACGCGGGGTTGAACCTCGCCGCCGCGCCCCGATCTCAGCGGGCTGTCGCCACCCGACCGCCCGCATGGACAACGCCACCCCCCCTGCCGCCCTTCCACGGCACCACCATCGTCAGCGTGCGCCGCGGCGCCTCCGTCGCGCTCGGCGGCGACGGCCAGGTGACGCTGGGCAACATCGTCGTCAAGGCCTCCGCCCGCAAGGTGCGCAAGCTCCACCGCGACCAGGTGCTGGCCGGCTTCGCCGGCGCCACCGCCGACGCCTTCACCCTGTTCGAGCGCTTCGAGGCCAAGCTGGAGAAGCACCAGGGCCACCTGGTGCGCGCCGCCATCGAGCTGACCAAGGACTGGCGCACCGACCGGGTGCTGCGCCGGCTGGAGGCCATGCTGGCGGTGGCCGACCGCGAGGCCTCGCTCATCATCACCGGCAACGGCGACGTGCTGGAGCCCGAGCACGGCCTGATCGCCATCGGCTCCGGCGGGCCCTACGCCCAGGCCGCCGCCCGCGCGCTGCTGCAGCACACCGAGATGCCGCCGGCCGAGATCGTCAAGCGCTCGCTGGAGATCGCCGGCGACCTGTGCATCTACACGAACCAAAACCACGTCATCGAGACCCTGGAGTGACGATGTCCATGACCCCGAAGGAGATCGTCTCCGAGCTCGACCGCCACATCGTCGGCCAGCGCGACGCCAAGCGCGCGGTGGCCATCGCGCTGCGCAACCGCTGGCGGCGCCAGCAGGTGGACGAGAAGCTCCGTGGCGAGATCACGCCGAAGAACATCCTCATGATCGGCCCCACCGGCGTGGGCAAGACCGAGATCGCCCGCCGGCTGGCCAAGCTGGCCGACGCGCCCTTCGTCAAGGTGGAGGCGACCAAGTTCACCGAGGTGGGCTACGTCGGCAAGGACGTGGACACCATCGTGCGCGACCTGGTGGAGGTGGCGGTGAAGCAGCAGCGCGAGCGCGCCATGCGCCAGCAGCGCGCCCGCGCCGAGGACGCCGCGGAGGACCGCCTGCTCGACGTGCTGGTGCCGCCGCCGCGCGGCGGCGGCAGCGACTTCGGCATCACCCCGTCCACCCCGCCGGCCGACAGCACCGCCCGCCAGGTGATGCGCAAGCGGCTGCGCGAGGGCACGCTGGACGACAAGGAGGTCGAGATCGACCTGGCCGAGGCCAAGCCGGCGCTGGAGATCATGGGGCCCGCCGGCATGGAGGAGATGGCCGAGCAGCTGAAGGGCCTGTTCTCCCAGATGGGCGGTGCGCGGCGCAAGGCGCGCAAGGTGCGCATCGGCGAGGCGCGCCGGCTGCTCCTCGAGGAGGAGGCCGCCAAGCTGGTCAACGAGGACGAGATCCGCACCGAGGCGCTGCAGCATGCCGAGCAGAACGGCATCGTCTTCATCGACGAGATCGACAAGGTGGCCGCCCGCCAGGAGACCGGCGGCGCCGACGTCAGCCGCCAGGGCGTGCAGCGCGACCTGCTGCCGCTGGTCGAGGGCACCGCGGTGACCACCAAGTACGGCGTGGTGAAGACCGACCACATCCTCTTCATCGCCTCCGGCGCCTTCCACCTGGCCAAGCCCAGCGACCTGATCCCGGAGCTGCAGGGCCGCTTCCCGATCCGCGTCGAACTCGGCTCGCTGAGCGTGGACGACTTCGAGGCCATCCTGACCTCCACCCATGCCAGCCTGGTCAAGCAGTACCAGGCCCTGCTCGCCACCGAGGGGGTCACGCTGCAGCTGCAGCCCGAGGCCATCCGCCGCCTGGCCGAGATCGCCTACGAGGTCAACGAGCGCACCGAGAACATCGGCGCCCGGCGGCTGTCGACGGTGATGGAGCGGCTGCTCGACGAGGTCAGCTTCGACGCCTCCGAACGCGGCGGCACCACCGTGACGGTGGACGCCGCCATGGTCAACGAGCGGCTGGCGTCGCTGGCCGGCAACGAGGACCTCTCGCGGTACATCCTCTGAGCCCCCGGCCGTCGGACGGCGCGCCGAAGAGCACCGCCCTGGCCGCGGTGGCGGCCTGTCCCCAGGGGACTCGTCAGAACT
The sequence above is a segment of the Aquabacterium sp. J223 genome. Coding sequences within it:
- the hslU gene encoding ATP-dependent protease ATPase subunit HslU gives rise to the protein MSMTPKEIVSELDRHIVGQRDAKRAVAIALRNRWRRQQVDEKLRGEITPKNILMIGPTGVGKTEIARRLAKLADAPFVKVEATKFTEVGYVGKDVDTIVRDLVEVAVKQQRERAMRQQRARAEDAAEDRLLDVLVPPPRGGGSDFGITPSTPPADSTARQVMRKRLREGTLDDKEVEIDLAEAKPALEIMGPAGMEEMAEQLKGLFSQMGGARRKARKVRIGEARRLLLEEEAAKLVNEDEIRTEALQHAEQNGIVFIDEIDKVAARQETGGADVSRQGVQRDLLPLVEGTAVTTKYGVVKTDHILFIASGAFHLAKPSDLIPELQGRFPIRVELGSLSVDDFEAILTSTHASLVKQYQALLATEGVTLQLQPEAIRRLAEIAYEVNERTENIGARRLSTVMERLLDEVSFDASERGGTTVTVDAAMVNERLASLAGNEDLSRYIL
- a CDS encoding CobW family GTP-binding protein; this encodes MATGLIPATILTGFLGSGKTTLLKRVLTEHHGHKIAVVENEFGEENIDNDILVADTEEQIIQLSNGCVCCTIREDLRTTLSDLAAKRRKGELTFDRVVIETTGLADPGPVAQTFFMDDEIAESYQLDSILTLVDAVHAKQQLDTREEAQRQVGFADRLFISKTDLADPAQVDALVHRLKHMNPRAPQKRVHFGEVPIAEVFDIKGFNLNAKLDIDPDFLKADDGHDHHHHGHDHDHDHEHGEHCDHPHHHHHDDDVKSFVFRSDKAFHPAKLEEFLGSIVQVYGPKMLRYKGVLWMKGTDRKVVFQGVHQLMGSDLGPKWMPGEKKQSKMVFIGLDLPRDVLEQGLAQCLV
- a CDS encoding HlyC/CorC family transporter, with the translated sequence MPEPRPSAAPRRPPGRLPVAAERRSLFDRLVEFISPGPDSKDELIESLAEAEHRELIGPESRAMLEGVLRMADLTAGDAMVAAPRMDLLDIDAPYDELLATVIDTGHSRFPVFEDRRDNVIGILMAKDLLKLQRAPELNLRTLLRPAVFVPESKGLNELLRDFRSNRNHLAIVIDEFGNTAGLITIEDVLEEIVGEIEDEFDDREPDEAGIVSLADGSLRVAGDASIEAVNQAFGVELPEDEFDTIGGFIAHQLGHVPRRGETAELAGLRFSVMLTRGGAVRWFRVARLPAGADA
- the lnt gene encoding apolipoprotein N-acyltransferase; the protein is MIRAAAVRGLLALFAGLGQAAALAPEPNWALQVGSAALFWALLPDRRPPAAALLGLLFGTAWLAGSVWWLFISMHVYGGLPAPLAVLAVALLSMALSLYLALAAAAFVRWRGDGRGVLAPALLAAGLWTLAELARGVLFTGFPWGAAGYAHVDGPLSALAPWVGVYGMGLVAALAAALVGLAVAALRRRAWRPALAGGLAAAVLLAAAPLARQDFTTAAGRLPVTLLQTQVPQDEKFRADRLPDVLAWLAEALQSAPDGLVVAPETAVPLLPVDVPPGWWAAVLTAFTPPGRAALVGLPLGDEVGGYTNSVAGLVGGQAPYRYDKHHLVPFGEFIPRGFRWFTELMNIPLGDFDRGGLAQPTFDALGQRLAPNICYEDLFGEELAAGFAADPARAPTVLVNLSNIGWFGDTVAIDQHLQISRLRTLELQRPMLRATNTGATAVIDHQGRVQALLPTTARGALRAEVEGREGLTPFARWAGRFGLWPLAALALALVGLGAAGSRRGAGGVAAGAPP
- the dksA gene encoding RNA polymerase-binding protein DksA translates to MSKTPVKTAAPAKKAAPAARKPTAAPVAEASAPVAAKPKARSAKASSKAPLPGSGFDSMGPEPNSAASRFADRFAPPKPPSRMYADQDTDFEKPAVKADPKLANAWKSKAGRDLSEAELLAMPEDEYMNEKQLDFFRARLQALKDDLLSNAGETTEHLREDTTIVPDPADRATIEEEHALELRTRDRERKLLKKISQSLTRIDSGDYGYCDETGEPIGLRRLIARPTATLSLEAQQRREMKQKMFGD
- a CDS encoding STAS domain-containing protein; the protein is MPDPKDSSFFRKVVRFVANPATDWTDLSRPDGLRDGELEKGELKAMIERKRRNDFVRKREFDMLRRVRREGLSGEQLAALGRSSRIDDSEARLDTQARPDGVKAKIDAIEQQMVGDGLRRPPAFFAADTQPPAVNPLATTMPAALHRPSPHRAPPPLLDEEEELPALPPLPDPDEPVPVIVPPMVRPLSSAAASAGLAPPVGAPVPVAPAGQRPPGDGIEVSEVVHDPELDEAVIAFANADFGACEHALLGLTQGDGLRLQHPDTWLVLFDLYRATGQQNKFEGLALDFAQRFGRSSPQWYSLPRLVAEAAAAAAAQERPGRLPRVPGEIGWVCPDLLDVEAVALLQAQTLQMPLPWVFDWAGLQRIDAQAANALAGLVRQWSREPLDMRWLAGDRLQAVLQEAAPNGVKDADPAFWMLRLEVLRLADRADQFDEAAIDYCLTYEVSPPQWDRPKARMRIASGGDSTHGPSVLSEVSTGFLESSTLEDGQPVPTAQVELSGQLVGDIAGVLGELDGQLGAAGIVNVSCTRLIRVDFIAAGDLLNWVLTKRSENRQLNFVDAHRLVALFFGAMGINEHAKVRVRTV
- the glyS gene encoding glycine--tRNA ligase subunit beta, translating into MTDPKNLLVELFVEELPPKALKKLGEAFAQGLFAALKAQQLAADGARVTAYASPRRLAVHVTDVAARAADRPLSQKLMPVAVALDAQGQPTPALLKKLAALGADASAVPHLQRRPDGKAEALFLDTTVPGATLAEGLQAALDEALARLPIPKLMQYQLADGWTSVHFVRPAHRLVALHGADVVRVQALGLTADRVTQGHRFEAKAETIPLRDADTYAEQLREEGAVIASFDKRRAEIRRQLDAAAAKEGLKPIDDDALLDEVTALVERPNVLLARFDKAFLEVPQECLILTMKANQKYFPLVDSAGKLTERFLIVSNIRPDDPSAVVGGNERVVRPRLADAKFFFDQDRRKTLASRVPGLDRVVYHGKLGSQGERARRVQAIGHAIVNQLRLATVPYTVDAKDEFEVLDSKVREAALLAKADLLTDMVGEFPELQGVMGGYYARHEGLRDGVAIAIEDHYKPRFAGDALPRNHTGTVLALADKLETLVGLFGIGQLPSGDKDPYALRRHALGVIRILVEKNLPLALDELITGAQAAFGDTLAEASVSGPLLAFFDDRLANLLREQGYSAQEVDAVLALKGRRLGEVPKRLAAVRAFAALPEAAALAAANKRVGNILRKSDTADVPPTVEPQRLVEPAEQALAAALAEVRPRADRAIEGGDYAGSLQALAALKGPVDAFFDGVMVNAEDVDLRANRLALLAQLHAAMNRVADLSRLAA
- the hslV gene encoding ATP-dependent protease subunit HslV encodes the protein MPPFHGTTIVSVRRGASVALGGDGQVTLGNIVVKASARKVRKLHRDQVLAGFAGATADAFTLFERFEAKLEKHQGHLVRAAIELTKDWRTDRVLRRLEAMLAVADREASLIITGNGDVLEPEHGLIAIGSGGPYAQAAARALLQHTEMPPAEIVKRSLEIAGDLCIYTNQNHVIETLE